The following proteins are encoded in a genomic region of Chloracidobacterium sp.:
- a CDS encoding single-stranded DNA-binding protein: MSASITLIGNLGKAPETRTTDKGTFIASFSMASNTVRKTNDGPVEKTNWFRVIAFGKQAQTLAKFVDKGTRLCVVGTLSFNPWLDRNGTPQAGADIVLQEFQFLPRARRPENGSEDSGSPVPTSFVSEVSDQVAAF, translated from the coding sequence ATGTCAGCTAGCATCACTTTAATTGGCAATCTTGGCAAAGCGCCGGAAACAAGAACAACAGACAAAGGGACATTCATCGCCAGTTTCTCAATGGCGTCCAACACCGTTCGCAAGACAAACGACGGGCCGGTCGAAAAGACCAATTGGTTTCGGGTAATTGCGTTCGGCAAACAAGCCCAAACACTCGCAAAATTCGTCGACAAGGGGACCCGGCTCTGCGTCGTGGGAACGCTCTCTTTCAACCCCTGGCTGGATCGAAACGGCACACCGCAGGCCGGAGCAGACATTGTGCTTCAGGAATTCCAGTTCCTTCCCCGAGCACGGAGACCCGAAAACGGTTCAGAGGACTCCGGCAGTCCGGTTCCCACTTCCTTTGTCAGCGAGGTTTCGGATCAAGTGGCCGCCTTTTAG